From the genome of Hyalangium minutum:
GTGGGGCGCGTCCGGCGCTCATGAGCCCGCGAGCATGTCGCTCGGGCCGTCCTTCCGTTGGATCTCGGCGTTGTGGCGGGGGCCGTCCGAGGCCCTGGCTCGGCTGGAGCAGCCCGCGTCGCTGGCTGTGGATCCAGGAGTGCCTCCGACGCTGATCGACAGTTGCTTCCAGCTCATGGGGGCCTCGTTGAGCGGCGCGGATCTGGGGAACGCGTACATGCCGCTCAGCATCGAGCGTGTGCGAGTCCACGGGCCTGCCGACGGAGCGCTCTGGTGCCATGCCTCCACCCAGGTGACGGCTGGGGGCGCGTTCGTTCGTGGCGATGTGCAGGTGCTCGATGCGTCGGGCCGGAAGGTGCTCGAGCTCAGCGGGGTCCGGCTGAAGAAGGTCGCGCGGGAGGAGCTGCTCCTGCTGAAGGAGACGTGGAACGAGTGGCTCTACGAGGTGAAGTGGCAGGCCCGTGAGCTTCCTCCCGCTTCGGGAGCGGATCTCTCGGCATCCGCGCCGTGGGTCTTCTGCCTGGACCGGCGTGGGCTCGGTGAGCGGCTCGCGGCCGAGGTGCAGCGGCGGGGTGGGCGTGCCGTGCGGCTCATCTCGGGCAATGCGTGGCGCCAAGTGGCTCCCGATATCTATGAAGTGAACCCGGGCAGCGCCGAGGAGATCCGGCAAGCGATCTCCCATGCGCTGGGTGAGGAGGCCTCCGTCGCGTATGTCGTCTCGCTGTTCGCGCTCGATGAGGGCGGGCCGGTCGAGGTGACGGCGCGCGCGCTGGCCACCACACAGGCGCTGTCGGGAGTGCGGTGGAAGCGGGCACCGCGCCTGTGGTGGCTCACGGAGGGTGCGCAAGCGGTCGGTGCCAGCAGCCATGCGGTGTCGATCTCCCAGGCGGGTCTCTGGGGGCTTGGCCGCAACGTCGCCGCGGAGCTGAACGAGCTCTGGGGTGGCGTGATCGATCTGGAGCCCACGAGCCGTCCCGAGCAGGTCCTGCGGGTGCTCGATCTGGTGGGCGGGGAGGAGGACCAGCTCGCGCTGCGCGGCGACGCCGTCCTGGCCCCGCGGATGGAGCGCTACCGGCAGGCCCGGGGCGCTCAGCGTGTCGCGATCAAGCCGGACGCGACCTATGTCATCAGCGGTGGCCTTGGAGGCATCGGCTGGCGCCTGGCGCGTGCGTGGATCCAGCAGGGGGCCCGTTCGCTCGTGCTGCTCGGTCGCTCGGCTCCGTCCGAGGCGGTGCGAGCGGAGCTGGCGAGCTACGAGCAGCGCGGCCTTCGCGTGCGTGCGGTCCAGGTGGACGTGTCTGACCGGGAGGCTCTGGCGCGCACCTGGAGCGAGCTCGAGGCCTCCATGCCCCCTGTCGCGGGCGTGGCGCATGCCGCGGGCGTGCTGAGCGACGCCGCGCTGGTGAAGCAATCCGAAGAGCACCTCCGAGCCACCTTCGCGCCCAAGGTCCTCGGAGCGCTGAACCTGCATGGACTGACGGCGGAGAGGAAGCTGGACTTCTTCATCCTCTTCTCCTCGCTGGCATCGGTTGTCGGCTCTCCCGGCCAGGCCAACTATGCCGCCGCCAATGCGTGCCTGGACGCGCTCGCGCAGGAGCGCCGGAGGCTTGGACTCCCGGCGTTGAGTATCGGCTGGGGCCCGTGGGGAGAGGTGGGCATGGCAGTCTCCCATCAGCGCTCCCTCTCCGTGCGAGGCATCACTCCGCTTCCGCCCGAGGCGGCGCTGGAGGCGCTCGGCGCTTGTCTCCAGGAGGAGCGCGCGCGGCTGGTCATCGCCGCCGTGAACTGGACGACCTTGAGTGCCCTCCTGCCCGTCAAAGGGCGCTCGCTGCTCGCTGCCTGGGCCCCGAAGGAGCGTCCCGCGTCCACCGAGCCCGCGGGACAGTTCGTGCAGAAGCTCTTGGCTGCGCCTGCCCGGCAGCGCCGGGACCTGCTCCAGACGTTCCTCACGACAGAGGTGCGCCGGGTGCTGGGACTCGCGAAGGGCACTCGCATCGATCCGGGCCAGAGCTTCTTCGACATGGGGTTCGACTCGCTGATGGCGGTCGAACTGCGCACCGCGCTCCAGCAGGCGCTGGGGAAGAGTCTCCCCGCCTCGCTCGCGTTCGAGCACCCGAACCTCGAGGCCCTCACGACCGCCTTGCTTGCGGATCTGGGGCCAGGTCCGGAGGCAGAAGCCCCGGCGGCCACTTCCGCCGAGCCCGTGCAGCCAGCCCCTCAGACTCCCGAGGTGCGCACGGATGACGATGCGATCCAGGCAGTCCTCGCGGGCAGGCTGCCAGCCGCTGCACTGCCGCCCGTGAGGCTGGCCTCTCTCGCCACGCAGGTGCGCGCTTCCCGGCGCGAGCTGCCACTGCTTGCCGCGGAGCCCATTGCCATCGTCGGCATGGGGTGCCGCTTCCCTGGCGGGGCTCGCAACCCTGAGCAGTTCTGGCGCCTGCTGCGTGACGGCATCGAGGGAATCCAGGAGGTCCCCGCCGAGCGCTGGGACAAGGAGGCCTGGTACGACCCTGATCCCGAGGCGCCCGGGAAGATGCGGACCCGCCGAGGCGGCTTCCTGGATGGGGCGGCGGAGTTCGACGCGGGCTTCTTCGGCATCTCGCCACGTGAGGCGAAGTGCATGGACCCGCAGCACCGGCTCCTGCTGGAGGTCGCCTGGGAGTCCCTGGAGGACGCTGGCCAGCCGCCCGCGCGCTTCACGGGCAGCAAGACGGGCGTCTTCATGGGCTTCCTCAACAACGACTACCTCGGCGCGGGAGACATGGCCGAGCTGGAGGGCCACTTCGCCACGGGTAACGGCTTCAGCAACGCCGTCGGGCGCCTCTCGTACGTGCTCGGTCTCCACGGCCCGTCGGTGGCGCTGGATACGGCGTGCTCCTCCTCGCTCGTGGCCATCCACCTGGCCAGCCAGAGCCTGCGCCAGCGCGAGTGCGACATGGCGCTCGCGGGCGGCGTCAACCTCATCCTCGCTCCGGGCCTCTCGGTGATGATGTCGAAGCTTGGCGCGCTGGCTCCGGATGGAAAGTGTAAGACGTTCGATGCGTCGGCGGACGGGTACGTGCGCGGTGATGGCTGCGGCGTGCTCGTGCTCAAGCGGCTGTCGGACGCGCTACGGGATCGGGATCGCGTCGTCGCCGTCGTGCGCGGCTCCGCGGTGAACCACGGTGGCCGGGGAGGTGGCTTCAGCCAGCCGAACGTGCATGCCCAGCAGATGCTGCTCCGCGAGGCACTGGCGACGAGCCAGACTCTGCCTTCCCAGGTGAGCTACCTCGAAGCGCACGGCACCGGAACGCCGCTGGGCGACCCGATCGAGGTGCGCGCGGCGACCGCGGTGCTCTCCGCCGGGCGCACGGCCGAGGCGCCGCTGATGATCGGCTCGGTGAAGACGAACCTGGGCCACCTGGAGGCGGCTGCGGGTGTGGCGGGAGTGATCAAGGTGGCCCTGGCGCTCCAGCACCAGGAGATCCCTCCTCATCTGAACTTCAAGTCTCTCAGCCCGCACATCAACCTGGACGCCATTCCTGCGAAGATCCCCACCACGCTCCTCCCCTGGCAGCCCCTGCAGGGCCGGCGGATCGCGGGGGTCAGCGCGTTCGGTCTGGCAGGCACCAACGCGCATGTCATCCTGGAAGAGGCGCCGGGCCCGGCGGAGCTGGGAATCGAGGAGCCGGCCAAGGCTCCAGAGGGAGCGCGAGAGGAGTTGCTCGTTCTGTCGGCGCGCTCCGAGCCCGCCCTGGCGGCGTTCGTGACGGCCTATGCGGAGCATCTGCGCGCCTCGGACCTACCGCTGAAGGACGTGGCGGGAATGGCCGCCACCCGCCGTGCCCATCATGAGCACCGGCTCGCGGTGATGGGCGGTACCAAGGCGGAGGTGCTGGAGGCCTTGGAGTCCTTCCGCCAGAGAGGCAGTCACCCGAGCGCCATTGCCGGAGCGAGCGAAGGAGGATCGCGCCCGCGAACCGTCTTCGTGTTCCCGGGACAGGGCTCGCAGTGGCTGGGCATGGGGCGAGAGCTGCTCGCTCGCGAGCCTGACTTCCGCCGGGTGCTGGAGCAGTGCGACGAGGCCATGCGGCCGCACACGGACTGGCGGCTGCTCGAGGCGTTCCAGGCCGCCGAGGCGCCCCAGCGCATCGACATGGTGCAGCCGATGCTGTTCGCCATGTCGGTGGGGCTGGGCGCGCTGTGGCGCGCGTGGGGCATCGAGCCGGACGCGGTGGTGGGGCACAGCATGGGCGAGGTGGCTGCGGCGTGTGTGGCCGGAGCGCTGAGCCTGGAGGATGCGGCACGCATCATCTGCCTCCGGAGCCGGCTGATGCGCGAGGTCTCTGGGCGTGGGGCGATGGCGATGGTGGAGCTGGGCGCTCGCGAGCTGCGCGAGTGGCTGGAGCCCTTCGGCGGAGCCCTGTCTCTGGCGGTCTGCAACAGCCCCCGCTCGTCCGTGGTGGCAGGGGACTCGCAGGCCCTGGAGTCGCTGCTCGCGAAGCTGGAGGCCGCGAAGATCTTCTGCCGGCGCGTGAAGGTGGACGTGGCCTCTCACAGCGCGCAAGTGGACCCTCTCCGAGAGCCGCTGCTGCGCGCGCTGGAAGGGATCCAGCCGCGCGCGGGGACAGTGCCTCTCTGGTCCACGGTGACGGGCCAGGTAGTGGAGGGCTCGGAGCTGGTGCCCGAGTACTGGGTGCGAAACCTGCGCGAGCCTGTCCAGTTCGCTCAAGTCATCCAGGCCCTCGTGGAGGCGGAGCACTCGCTGTTCCTCGAGCTCAGCCCTCACCCCATCCTGGTGCCGTCCATTGAGCAGACCGTGGAGCACGTGGGGGAGGGCCGGGCCTGGGCTGTCGGGAGCCTGCAGCGAGAGAAGCCCGAGCGTATGGCGATGCTGCGTGGTCTGGGGGCCCTGTACACCCGCGGGTATCCGGTGGACTTCCGCTCATTGTACCCCGACAGCCGGTGCGTGCCGCTGCCGACCTACCCGTTCCAGCGGCAGCGCTACTGGCTGGAGCTGGCTCCTGGACCCGAGCGCCGAGGCGCCGCAGCCTCTGCGGCGGCAGGGCGTCCGCGGGAGAAAGAGCCGCTCGCGAACATCCTCTATGAAGTGGCATGGCCGGAAGTCGCGGCCTCCAAGCCCCAGCGTGAGGCGGGCCATGACCGATTCCTCATCCTTGCGGATCAGGCAGGGTTCGGGCAGCGGTTGTCTCGGGAACTCGAGTCGCGTGGCCACTCCTGCGTCGTGGTGCCTGCCAACGGCGCCAACATGGAGCAGGGAATGCTGGCCGTGTTCCAGGGCGGAGCGATGTTCCGCGCGTGCATTCACCTGGGGAGCCTCGACTTCGCTCCAGGTAGCAGTGGGGAAGCACCGCCCTCCGGAGCGGCTGTCCTGATGGACTCCATCCTGCGCTCCCTCGCCGTGCTCGTGCGCCGGGGCTCGACGCCGCTTTGGCTCGTGACCCGGGGTGCCCAGCGCCTGGGGACCGCTGGGATCTCACTGGCGCAGTCACCCGTCTGGGGCCTGGGCCGGACGATCGCGGTCGAGCACGCGGCGCTGTGGGGCGGCCTGGTGGACCTGGATCCCTCCGAGCCAGTGGGAGATGTGGCGCTGCTGGCGGACGCGCTGACCCAGCAGGACGGCGAGAGGCAGATCGCGTTCCGGCATTCGACCCGCCGGGTGGCACGCGTCACGGCTTCTCCCGTAGGGGAGGACACGCTGCTGCCCAGCATCCAGGGAGATCGCACTTATTGGATCACCGGGGGGCTGGCGGGACTGGGAGGCGAAGCCGCGGCCTGGCTCGTCGAGCAAGGCGCTCGGCATCTGCTCGTGAGCGGGGCTCCAGACGCGGAGAGCGCTGAGCGCCTCCGGGAGTTGGGGGCCAAGGGGGCATCGATCTCCTTTGATGCGACCTCCCTGCATGACGGGAGCGCCTGGGCGCGCATCCTCGATGGACTCCGGGTGCCGCTCGCGGGTGTGCTGCACCTCCTGCCTCCCGGAGGGGCCCCGACACCCCTGGGGCAGCCAGGCTCCGAGGCGCTCGTAGCACCGTTCCGCGCGGCGGCCCTGAGTGCCTGGGGCGTGCACGAGGCGACGCGGGGCAGGAGCCTCGACTTCCTGCTGCTCTGCTCGCCTGCGATCTCGCTCTTGGGAGGGGTGGGCCAGGGCCCCACGGCGGCTGCCAGCCAGTTCCTCGAAGGGCTCGCGGCACTCAGGCGCGACGAGGCCCTGCCCACCACCAGCATCCTCGTGGCCGCGTGGCCGGGAGAGGAGGTAGGGCCGCTGAAGGCACTCGGGATCACCCCGCTCACCGCGGGACAGCTCCTCGCGTCCTCCAGCCGGGCTCTGTCCGCGGGCTTCACCAGCCGCATGGCCGCGTCGATCGACTGGTCCTCCTTCCGTCCCGTCTACGAGGCGCGCGGGGATCGCCAGCTCCTGGAGCGTGTGGGAGTGGATGACACGCAAGCCAGCGCTGGCGCGGCGGAGTGGCGCAAGCAACTCGCGGCACTGCCGCCCGAAGCCGCGCGCAAGCGGGTGACCGAGACCGTGGTGGCCTACGTCACCGAGGCGCTCGGGCTCCCCGCGGATCAGCCCTTGGGGCTCACGCGTCGCTTCGCAGATCTGGGAATGGACTCGGTGATGGCGGTGCGGCTGATGACGAAGCTCGGGAAGACCCTGGGCGAACGGTTACCCACGGTGCTCGCCTTCGAGCACCCGACGGCGGCGGCGCTGGCGAATCACCTCTCCGAGAACGTGCTCCACATCCGGGAGGAGGAGCGCGTGGTGCAGGCCGGGGACGATGATGACGCATCCGAAGACGAGCTGGCCGAGCTCCTGGCGGCGAAGCTGCAGAAGCTGGGATGAGGAAGGGAGCGACGAGCCATGAGTGAGGCAAACGCGGCGGAGGCGCGCAAGGCGCTGCTCCGGCAGGCACTCTCCAAGATCGATGAGCTTCAGACGAAGCTCACGCAGGCGGAGCAGTTCCGTGATGCGCCTATCGCGGTGGTGGGCATCGGCTGCCGGTTCCCCGGCGCGAACGAGCCGGAGCGCTACTGGCGCAACCTGGCGGAGGGCTTGGACCTGGTCACCGAGGTCCCACCCGACCGCTGGGACAACGAGCAGTGGTTCGATCCGGATCCGGACGCACCCGGCAAGACGTACTCGCGCCACGGGGGCTTCCTGGGGAAGGTGGATGGCTTCGACGCGGCCTTCTTCGGCATCGCGCCGCGCGACGCCGTG
Proteins encoded in this window:
- a CDS encoding type I polyketide synthase → MSGNQPTNPPSMAPLDQALLALKKANAKLSAAEREKSEPIAIVGLSCRFPGGANDPESFWRLLESGTDAVREIPPERWERDPAFPEPLASWAGLLDSVDGFDAPFFGISPREAARLDPQQRLLMEVSWEAIESAGYAPSSLSGSRTGVYVGICSLDYQRQLLGRDPSEVDAYVVTGNMVSVAAGRLSYVLGLQGPCMSIDTACSSSLVSVHLACQSLRGRESDLALAGGVNLILSPASMFLLGRTQALAPDGRCKSFDARANGYARGEGCGMLVLKRLSDAERDGDPIWAVIRGSAINQDGRSTGLTAPNVLSQQALLRKALESARVKPEQIGYVEAHGTGTSLGDPIELEALKSVLGTPRADGSTCAIGSVKTNIGHLEAAAGVAGLIKVVLAFQHEAIPRQLHFQALNPRISLEGTPFKIASSPQPWKAGANPRFAGVSSFGMSGTNAHVLLEEAPRNPAARTVSPIERKHHLLTLSAMSDGALRSQATRVAEHLAGSRGENLGDVCFTSHAGRTHFAQRAAFVAETVEELREQLRSWGAEGGTGVTGSLPAASRRPKVAFLFTGQGSQYAGMGRGLYETEPVFREALDRCAALLKKELPHPLLDVMWGTHTAELDQTRYTQPALFALEYALCELWRSWGVEPDVVIGHSVGEYAAACAAGVTSLEDAARLIAVRARMMQALEAEGAMLAVQAEPALVEPLLARLGREISIAAINGPQSLVLSGRRALVDEAAKALAADGVKVKPLNVSHAFHSDLMEPMLDAFEREASQVKFRAPSLAWVTNLTGARAEADFGGAAYWRRQIREPVRFVDCVRAASEQGCELWIEIGPNPVLLGSVSAIASEATSIPSLRKGQEEGRVLMQAVAQLYARGVKLDWQAFDKPFARRRVVLPTYPFDRQRHWMQAAPLPSTAVARPASAHPLLGERLVLPGREVHFAHRLSPESPSYLGEHRIFGEVVVPAAFYVSAFLAAAERASGARGLEDVVFARALTLASEQRVDISVAPREGGGARIELASVSGDEASPQWTSHASAVASLDQKGVAAVSDVDGLRTRCAQEAVPSEALAGVWGASGAHEPASMSLGPSFRWISALWRGPSEALARLEQPASLAVDPGVPPTLIDSCFQLMGASLSGADLGNAYMPLSIERVRVHGPADGALWCHASTQVTAGGAFVRGDVQVLDASGRKVLELSGVRLKKVAREELLLLKETWNEWLYEVKWQARELPPASGADLSASAPWVFCLDRRGLGERLAAEVQRRGGRAVRLISGNAWRQVAPDIYEVNPGSAEEIRQAISHALGEEASVAYVVSLFALDEGGPVEVTARALATTQALSGVRWKRAPRLWWLTEGAQAVGASSHAVSISQAGLWGLGRNVAAELNELWGGVIDLEPTSRPEQVLRVLDLVGGEEDQLALRGDAVLAPRMERYRQARGAQRVAIKPDATYVISGGLGGIGWRLARAWIQQGARSLVLLGRSAPSEAVRAELASYEQRGLRVRAVQVDVSDREALARTWSELEASMPPVAGVAHAAGVLSDAALVKQSEEHLRATFAPKVLGALNLHGLTAERKLDFFILFSSLASVVGSPGQANYAAANACLDALAQERRRLGLPALSIGWGPWGEVGMAVSHQRSLSVRGITPLPPEAALEALGACLQEERARLVIAAVNWTTLSALLPVKGRSLLAAWAPKERPASTEPAGQFVQKLLAAPARQRRDLLQTFLTTEVRRVLGLAKGTRIDPGQSFFDMGFDSLMAVELRTALQQALGKSLPASLAFEHPNLEALTTALLADLGPGPEAEAPAATSAEPVQPAPQTPEVRTDDDAIQAVLAGRLPAAALPPVRLASLATQVRASRRELPLLAAEPIAIVGMGCRFPGGARNPEQFWRLLRDGIEGIQEVPAERWDKEAWYDPDPEAPGKMRTRRGGFLDGAAEFDAGFFGISPREAKCMDPQHRLLLEVAWESLEDAGQPPARFTGSKTGVFMGFLNNDYLGAGDMAELEGHFATGNGFSNAVGRLSYVLGLHGPSVALDTACSSSLVAIHLASQSLRQRECDMALAGGVNLILAPGLSVMMSKLGALAPDGKCKTFDASADGYVRGDGCGVLVLKRLSDALRDRDRVVAVVRGSAVNHGGRGGGFSQPNVHAQQMLLREALATSQTLPSQVSYLEAHGTGTPLGDPIEVRAATAVLSAGRTAEAPLMIGSVKTNLGHLEAAAGVAGVIKVALALQHQEIPPHLNFKSLSPHINLDAIPAKIPTTLLPWQPLQGRRIAGVSAFGLAGTNAHVILEEAPGPAELGIEEPAKAPEGAREELLVLSARSEPALAAFVTAYAEHLRASDLPLKDVAGMAATRRAHHEHRLAVMGGTKAEVLEALESFRQRGSHPSAIAGASEGGSRPRTVFVFPGQGSQWLGMGRELLAREPDFRRVLEQCDEAMRPHTDWRLLEAFQAAEAPQRIDMVQPMLFAMSVGLGALWRAWGIEPDAVVGHSMGEVAAACVAGALSLEDAARIICLRSRLMREVSGRGAMAMVELGARELREWLEPFGGALSLAVCNSPRSSVVAGDSQALESLLAKLEAAKIFCRRVKVDVASHSAQVDPLREPLLRALEGIQPRAGTVPLWSTVTGQVVEGSELVPEYWVRNLREPVQFAQVIQALVEAEHSLFLELSPHPILVPSIEQTVEHVGEGRAWAVGSLQREKPERMAMLRGLGALYTRGYPVDFRSLYPDSRCVPLPTYPFQRQRYWLELAPGPERRGAAASAAAGRPREKEPLANILYEVAWPEVAASKPQREAGHDRFLILADQAGFGQRLSRELESRGHSCVVVPANGANMEQGMLAVFQGGAMFRACIHLGSLDFAPGSSGEAPPSGAAVLMDSILRSLAVLVRRGSTPLWLVTRGAQRLGTAGISLAQSPVWGLGRTIAVEHAALWGGLVDLDPSEPVGDVALLADALTQQDGERQIAFRHSTRRVARVTASPVGEDTLLPSIQGDRTYWITGGLAGLGGEAAAWLVEQGARHLLVSGAPDAESAERLRELGAKGASISFDATSLHDGSAWARILDGLRVPLAGVLHLLPPGGAPTPLGQPGSEALVAPFRAAALSAWGVHEATRGRSLDFLLLCSPAISLLGGVGQGPTAAASQFLEGLAALRRDEALPTTSILVAAWPGEEVGPLKALGITPLTAGQLLASSSRALSAGFTSRMAASIDWSSFRPVYEARGDRQLLERVGVDDTQASAGAAEWRKQLAALPPEAARKRVTETVVAYVTEALGLPADQPLGLTRRFADLGMDSVMAVRLMTKLGKTLGERLPTVLAFEHPTAAALANHLSENVLHIREEERVVQAGDDDDASEDELAELLAAKLQKLG